From Anticarsia gemmatalis isolate Benzon Research Colony breed Stoneville strain chromosome 27, ilAntGemm2 primary, whole genome shotgun sequence, one genomic window encodes:
- the LOC142984375 gene encoding chorion class A protein Ld19-like — protein MNTFAVVFLCVQACLVQSVFSQCTSRAAVAADPSPYGLAGPLALDGCAGWGGMAAAAPFGYRAGIADIAYPGLAAPYAGLAGPYAGLAGPYAGLAAPYGAAAPYGGAGEGNVAVAGELPVAGSTAVAGQVPIMGAVKFGGDVAAAGAVSIAGQCACGCGAGSPYIY, from the exons ATGAATACCTTCGCTGTTGTGTTCCTCTGCGTCCAAGCTTGCTTGGTACAG AGCGTGTTCAGTCAGTGCACCAGCCGCGCCGCAGTGGCCGCTGACCCCTCTCCTTACGGTTTGGCCGGTCCCCTCGCATTAGACGGTTGCGCTGGCTGGGGAGGTATGGCTGCCGCCGCTCCCTTCGGTTACCGCGCTGGAATCGCTGACATCGCCTACCCTGGTCTGGCTGCTCCTTACGCCGGTCTGGCTGGCCCTTACGCTGGATTAGCTGGCCCTTACGCTGGTTTGGCTGCCCCATACGGTGCGGCTGCTCCTTACGGTGGTGCCGGTGAAGGTAACGTGGCTGTCGCCGGTGAGCTGCCAGTCGCTGGTAGCACCGCTGTCGCCGGTCAGGTGCCCATCATGGGCGCTGTGAAGTTCGGTGGTGATGTCGCTGCTGCTGGTGCCGTGTCTATCGCTGGACAGTGCGCTTGCGGCTGCGGAGCTGGCTCCCCTTACATCTACTAA